In one Brassica oleracea var. oleracea cultivar TO1000 chromosome C9, BOL, whole genome shotgun sequence genomic region, the following are encoded:
- the LOC106315790 gene encoding caffeic acid 3-O-methyltransferase-like isoform X1, with product MTNYLPDPLTTSTKPSLIKEEERFDEETLSLQAERILYSVTFPMVFKTALELGVIDTIVAAQGVWLSAADIALRLPTKPTNPEAPILLDRMLVLLVSHSILTSRMVEAGENGQTGNGERLYAAEPVCMFFLNRGEGSGSLASLFMVALSEVYFKSWTHLKDMIIEGKDAFTSAHGMKLFEYIGSKEPFGELFNRAMSEASALTMKKVLEVYRGFKDVNTLVDVGGGIGTVINLVVSKYPHIKGINFDLPSVLAHPSVYPGVENVSGDMFKEIPNGDAIFLKWILHDWTDEDCVKILKNCWQSLSEGGKVIIVEMTTPENTKINDFSSNIVYAMDMLMLTQCSGGKERSFSQIKNLACDSGFVRCEIKCHAYSYCIIELHK from the exons ATGACAAACTATCTCCCAGATCCCTTAACCACTTCCACTAAACCCAGTCTTATTAAAGAAGAAGAACGATTTGATGAAGAAACATTGAGCTTACAAGCAGAGCGGATCTTGTACTCCGTTACATTCCCTATGGTTTTCAAAACCGCCTTGGAACTTGGCGTTATTGACACGATCGTAGCTGCACAAGGTGTATGGCTCTCGGCTGCTGATATTGCACTTCGTCTCCCAACAAAACCCACCAACCCGGAGGCACCGATTTTGTTGGACCGGATGCTGGTTTTACTAGTCAGTCATTCAATCTTGACGTCCCGTATGGTTGAAGCCGGAGAGAACGGTCAAACCGGAAATGGTGAGAGGCTATATGCTGCTGAACCGGTTTGCATGTTTTTCTTAAACCGTGGAGAAGGCTCAGGTTCTCTCGCGTCTCTGTTTATGGTTGCCCTAAGCGAAGTCTATTTTAAGAGTTG GACTCATCTCAAAGATATGATTATAGAAGGAAAAGATGCATTCACCTCTGCTCATGGCATGAAACTCTTTGAATACATTGGTTCAAAGGAACCGTTCGGTGAGCTGTTTAACCGGGCAATGTCAGAAGCTTCTGCCCTCACCATGAAGAAAGTTTTAGAAGTTTATAGAGGATTTAAAGATGTAAATACTTTAGTGGATGTTGGAGGAGGCATTGGAACTGTTATAAATCTAGTGGTTTCCAAGTATCCTCACATCAAAGGCATCAATTTTGACCTACCCTCAGTATTAGCCCATCCTTCTGTTTATCCAG GAGTGGAGAATGTTTCAGGAGATATGTTTAAAGAAATTCCAAACGGAGATGCCATCTTCTTGAAA TGGATACTACATGATTGGACAGATGAAGATTGTGTAAAAATTCTAAAAAATTGCTGGCAAAGTCTTTCTGAGGGAGGAAAAGTGATAATAGTCGAAATGACTACTCCCGAAAATACAAAGATCAACGACTTCTCTTCGAACATTGTGTATGCCATGGACATGTTGA TGTTAACCCAATGCTCGGGTGGTAAGGAGAGGTCTTTCTCCCAGATCAAGAATTTAGCCTGTGATTCGGGTTTTGTTCGTTGTGAAATCAAATGTCATGCCTACTCATATTGTATTATTGAGCTCCACAAATAG
- the LOC106315790 gene encoding caffeic acid 3-O-methyltransferase-like isoform X2, with protein sequence MTNYLPDPLTTSTKPSLIKEEERFDEETLSLQAERILYSVTFPMVFKTALELGVIDTIVAAQGVWLSAADIALRLPTKPTNPEAPILLDRMLVLLVSHSILTSRMVEAGENGQTGNGERLYAAEPVCMFFLNRGEGSGSLASLFMVALSEVYFKSWTHLKDMIIEGKDAFTSAHGMKLFEYIGSKEPFGELFNRAMSEASALTMKKVLEVYRGFKDVNTLVDVGGGIGTVINLVVSKYPHIKGINFDLPSVLAHPSVYPGVENVSGDMFKEIPNGDAIFLKMKIV encoded by the exons ATGACAAACTATCTCCCAGATCCCTTAACCACTTCCACTAAACCCAGTCTTATTAAAGAAGAAGAACGATTTGATGAAGAAACATTGAGCTTACAAGCAGAGCGGATCTTGTACTCCGTTACATTCCCTATGGTTTTCAAAACCGCCTTGGAACTTGGCGTTATTGACACGATCGTAGCTGCACAAGGTGTATGGCTCTCGGCTGCTGATATTGCACTTCGTCTCCCAACAAAACCCACCAACCCGGAGGCACCGATTTTGTTGGACCGGATGCTGGTTTTACTAGTCAGTCATTCAATCTTGACGTCCCGTATGGTTGAAGCCGGAGAGAACGGTCAAACCGGAAATGGTGAGAGGCTATATGCTGCTGAACCGGTTTGCATGTTTTTCTTAAACCGTGGAGAAGGCTCAGGTTCTCTCGCGTCTCTGTTTATGGTTGCCCTAAGCGAAGTCTATTTTAAGAGTTG GACTCATCTCAAAGATATGATTATAGAAGGAAAAGATGCATTCACCTCTGCTCATGGCATGAAACTCTTTGAATACATTGGTTCAAAGGAACCGTTCGGTGAGCTGTTTAACCGGGCAATGTCAGAAGCTTCTGCCCTCACCATGAAGAAAGTTTTAGAAGTTTATAGAGGATTTAAAGATGTAAATACTTTAGTGGATGTTGGAGGAGGCATTGGAACTGTTATAAATCTAGTGGTTTCCAAGTATCCTCACATCAAAGGCATCAATTTTGACCTACCCTCAGTATTAGCCCATCCTTCTGTTTATCCAG GAGTGGAGAATGTTTCAGGAGATATGTTTAAAGAAATTCCAAACGGAGATGCCATCTTCTTGAAA ATGAAGATTGTGTAA